The Scleropages formosus chromosome 20, fSclFor1.1, whole genome shotgun sequence genomic interval CTTGCAAGGTGTGTGTCCAGGCACTCTTCCTGGCTGCAGTTGTGAGGCCAGTGgatccagaggtggaggaacggCTGAGCCAGGAGCCAGCGGTGAAGAGAGGGCCTTTGGAGCAAGGGGACAAAGTGCGCCCCCCATGTGGATATGGCCTACTTCATGCCAAGGAGGAAGCCCACAAGGTCCGGGCCTTGAAGTCACTGATGAAGGTAGAGCCAACAGTATGAGAACTCATATTCAACTGTTGCTTTTGTCTGTAGAgaatggttgttttttttttttaatcccattTGAACAGTAGGGTATTTCTCTTTAGCAGCTCCGTTTAACTACCTGAACTGGAACTCTTCATGTTacaagtctgtgtccttaactacTGTGCTACCTTCAGCCCCTCATCTGCACAAGATATGGATATATGTCACACGCTCTCACGATATAAATAAGTTTGAATTTCTTAAGAGAGCAGTTTCTAATAACGTAGCTCAAGGTAAAGTCTTTTTTAACTTTGCAAAAGTTTCAGTGATCCATCCTTCTCTTGTCCTTTTCCATGACCAGAGCTGCATGGTGCACATGCTCTTCCTGTTGGCTATTCTGCTGGTAAACTACCAGAACACTGTCCAGGACACTCAGGTCAGGCTGTTGCGCTCTGCTGTCACGCGCTCTCTGCTTTCAGCTTCGCCCGGGACCCAAAGCCTCAGAAGTCTGGCAGGGTAACTCTTCCGCTTCCACCTGGACTCTTCCTTCTAGTCCAAGACACTGATTGCGCCACTTTGACTGTAAACGTGACATCAGACATAGGTGAAGTGCGGTTTTGTTCGGGAtggttctgtgtgtttgtgtgtgtgtggatgggtgtGTGGTGTTCTAACTGCAAAATCAAAGAGTCACAGCGGAGGGAGAGAGTAACACTCAGACAGCTTTGTTTCACAATGCCGGAGACTCCGTCTGCACACGCGCAGGAGCCTACAGAGAGGTCTGAAAACAGCACTTTCTCTCGTGCTTTTATACTTTGCAAGTCACCCGCACGCTTCGTGACAAAAGTTCATAGCCACGGTACAGAACTTGTTTGCCGCACTATTCCACCAATAGCATTCTTAAACGCAATGTCTATTTCTAACACCTGTATCTCACCCACATATTTACATctgctcatttagcagacgcttttctccaaagcgacgtacgtaaatctcgtagaaaatacaatttgtgcattaccttaggacgTATGAGCCAGTGTTGAATCCCTTCACCTCCTCTGTTATACTCATTATCCTAAAGCAAAGGGACACATGTGCGGTACAGGGCATCCTTGCTCAGCAGTTCTATACGTTCCATCGCTCCCTGTTTATTTGACAAGATGCCCTTTAGCCAAAGTGGTCCTTTAAACTAATCAGAGAAAAGTGACAAAATTGATTTTTCTCTCTCGTTGCGCACAGGTGGACTGAGGTCTGGCAGTGGATGGACAGGACTCTTGTACCGCACCTCCACCAGAGCCCCATGCTCTGCCTTGTGGGGTTGCCACGGCTACAGAGAATACAGTCTCAGGACAGTAAGGCCTGCAATCATTTGTCTCCATTTTCCCGACTAAAGGTTGCTGCTAAGAGGCATTATTGCACTCCCTGCGAGGGGCATTGCACAACGGGTTCGAGCTCACTTGagtatttcatatttcaccaTCCGATCATCTCGTCTGCGTGCCTAGGCTGCTGTGCTGAGGCCGGGCCCTACGGAGGATCTCGCAGCGCCTCGCTAATGCCGCCCGTCTCTGCTTCCTCACAAACCCCACCTGTGCACCCGAGTGCTTCAGCCCTTTACACCAGCTCTAAACACCGCCTCCTTTCCTGGTGAGAAACCTCTGGCTGAAGGGTTTTGCGATTTCCTGTGGCTTCGCCCGAGATAAAAGGAGCGTACGAATTCCCCACCGAGCTCCATGCATTAtgtatttgcttagcagacagtTTAATGTTAAGTTACGTAACTTGGCACCCAATTCAGCAGGTACATTTTCTGGATCAGTTCAGGTCCTTGTAAACAAGACTAGAACTTGCCACATTCTGCCCGACTCTTTCTTCTTCTACACCGCTGGATGCTAACATTCCCCCTGAGTCCTGACTCCGTGTCGTCCGTGGTGCAGGGTGTGGCCACCGTGGTTTTGTAGGAATGAGGGTGGATCAGAGGACATTGTGGATCTGGGGAACAGCAGTGATGCCACACGCCAGATCCTGACCGACGCGCAGTCGGCACACTGGCTCTCCGCCACGTAAGTCACGCTATTCCGGTGCAGGTGGGTAGTAGTTAGACCCATTGCCTTGCAAATGAAGGACCAGGGtatgaatcctacctcctgctgtagtagccctcattaaggtacttaccccgaacaGAGAGTAAGAAAAACCCAGCTAGATAAATTAACATTGCAATTACAAGTGCTATAAATAACCTTTAAGTCgtcttggacaaaagtgtcggCCAAATGAAGAAACgtaacacaataaaaacaaaggtgaccgtgcattttttttttttttctcctttttttcattttctcgtGTATTTTAACCTACATGTTTGTgctatgggggtgtggtggcgcagcgggtttgcctgggtcctgctcgctggtaggtctggggtttgaatcccgcttggggtgtcttgtgatggactggcatcccatcctgggtgtgtcccctccccctccagccctccgccctgtgttgccagcttaagctctggtttgccatgacctccgcttgggacaagtggtttgtgtgcgtgtgtgtgtgtgtttgagtttttttttaaatgtatcttaTGTATTTCACAAAGATCAACAAAGGATGACTACCAAGTTTCAAATTAAAAGGTATATGTAATGAATTTaccatatttttacattaatatatatacacagtttGACTGAGAAATGCTTATTTTTTCCAAGGACTCGGTCATTGTCTGTAGAGTTCACACAGTACCACAGAGAAACCTCTGTCTTCATCTCCGTTACCGTGGTACTCGAGTGTTCGTGGATGGACACCAAGCCCTCCATCTCAGTCCATCCTTTTCTTGTTCCACCGTCCTCCTCAGGCCCCGACTTACAGGTGGCCCTGCTGGTAAGGACCAGGAAACATCTGGGCTGTGGCTGAGTGTTTAGCCCATGATGGGTACAAATACTGGCTGGCTGATGCTCAGAAGAGCACGTTTTGGGCCTGTCTCCTACCCCCAGGTGCTCCTGCTGTGTTTTGCTCTGTCCTTCTTGGGCAGTGAGCTCTGGGCGGTGGTCAGGGGTCAGGGACAAGGCTGGTGCTCCCTCCATCTCCTAGTGTCCCTGCTGTCCCTGGCAAGCGCGGCGCTACGACTCTCCTTCTTGTCTGCAACGTCCTCCAGTCTATCCCGCCTCCGCTCTGCGCCGCAGACCTTCGTCAGCTTCCGCAGCTCTGCCCTGCTGGGCCAGGCGAGCGCTCAGCTCTCTGCCCTGCTGCTCACACTGTTGATTCTGAAGGTAAAGTAGTGCATGGCCATGGTAGCCACTGTAAACACTTGCACACATCCCACCATTTGCTATAAAACTGTTATTCGGGTTATAGCTGTTAGAGGAAATGAGGACTTTTGCCTCTAAACTATGATCATAAACACTGTGATTTATCCTTTGACACAgctctgctttaaaaaaaaaaccccatcagGTTAAGCTTACATCAGCAGCCTTCAGGGAATGATCTACGTTCTTCATTCCTAAAGTCTTGTACCATCTCCTGAGCGGAAAAGGAATCATTGAGTCCTGGTGTACTGTTGGGGAACCTCAGAGTCCCGAACCGCCAGGCTGGTGCATCATTTGTATGCCACAAAACCCCATGTCAGCATCATAGGCAGCAATAGTAGTGACTGTCTGCACTGACTCTCATTTCAGATGGCGGGTGCGCTGCGGTTTGTGCGCCGCTGGGTCgtgtttggccgggtcctgcagGCGACCTGGAGAGACTTGTGCTGGGCTGCCGTTCTCCTGGTGCTCCTCTTGTTGTTCTTCACACACATCGGCTGCCTGGTAGGGAGGCACTGAAGCTTAGGCGCCAGAAGGAGCGGAAGCCATCTGGAAGAGTCACTCTTCCTTGCGTTTGATCCTGTCATTTTTACGTTCCATTAGTTAAATGTCAAAACaaattttttgccttttgccTAATAAATCTGTCCATTTTCAGCACAATCTTAAATATGcagctgtttattttgtatgtatatagTGTCTCAGTATGAGATGTTAATCTGTCCTAGTTGCCTTCAACAGAAGCGACTAAAACGGGCCCTTCTGTCTGGTCTCTTTCAGCTGTTCTCCAGCTCAGTGGGGGGTTTCAGGACAGCAGGCCAAGTCTTCCTCACCCTGATGTCAGCTCTGCGTGGGCGAGGAGGCATGAGGCAGCTCTGTGAGCGCCACCCAGTGCTGGGGGTGCTATATTGGCTTTCTCTGCTGGGTGCAAGCCTCTGGCTGCTGGGCCGGCTCTGCggggctgtgctgctgcactCCTACAGGACAGTACAGGCAGAGATGTACTGGCCCACTATTGAGACCCAAGATTACCAGATGGTGGAGTTCTTCATTAAGAGACTCAAGCTCTGGATGGGTCTCAGTAAGACTAAAGAGGTACTAAATCTATCTGATGTTCTCTTCTatagatttatatatttttgatgACCCCTATTGCGGTATTGAAGTTTTCTTCTGATTCTTCCTGTCCTTTGTTTCCAGTTCAGACACAAAGTAAAATTTGAGGGGATGGTGTCCCCACCATCCAGGTCCTCCCAGGGCTCCGAGTTCTCCGGGTTCTCAGAGGACCACAGCCCGTCCAGTCTTAGGCTGGCTTCCGCGACATCTCTGGGATCTGAGGACTCGGGCTTGTCTGAGAACTACGACATTCAGTCCTACCTTGACCGACTGCTTCCCGCTGTCAATGCCCTACTGTCGCAGTTTGATCGGGTGAACCAGGTGACAGATAACCTGTGCCACCTGGAGCAGGAGTTGCTGAGGGCACAAATCAGGATTTCCCAAAGACAGCGGCAGCAGGGAGTCAGAGTGAGCGATGCGTGGAGGAGATCGTTACCATCAGCATCTCCGCAAGCCTTCCCCCCTCGGTCTTCCTCAGTTCGAAAATCTCCTCTCCCATGCTCCTTTGCTCGTGTTCCAGCCCTCCCTCGCACACCCACTTCCCCACTGGAGGTGCCTTTCCCTTGGCAGTACCCACATCTCGTAAAAGCAGTGAACAGTGCCCCGGAGAGCAGCAACGGGCCGGTACGCAGGGTCTCCGGCACAGACGCCGGGGTCGGACCGGTCCCGGTGCGCCGAGCCTGGCACTCAAGCACCTCCCACTCGGCAGACGTAGCCCAGAGAACTGCCCAGGCCACTGGCAGCAGCCCGCGGGCGCGTCCCAGGAGCGAGGAGGGCAATAGGAGGCCGGTCTGCGAGCACGTCCCCGTGAAGAGGAGAGCCTGGCATCCCGAGGGGGAGACGGGGAAGGACTGAACGTACAGGCgaagtttccatggcaactgccAGCGACTTTGCGAGCAAGACAAAGGGAAATCCCAGACAGGCACCGTTGTTTTGCCTCGGCCTGGCAGTGGTGGAAAACGGTGCCAAAACCAACATCAGTGTGACCGCCGCATAATTTGATGCCTGCGCTTAAAGTAACCAAACACTTGTTCAAAATGTAGCTTTCATTAATAAAATAGTTGaccataaacaaaacaaaaaaaaaaaaaatacagaaaataattgCTTTATACAGTTCAGGTTGTGTACGGTTGTAGAAGGGACTTTTCACTAATGCTAGGAATTAAcgagaaaaaggtgaaaaatctAATCCTcctaaactttttaaaatttctagaATGCGTGAGAAGCTTGTGAAATTgtgaacatttgaaaatgtgGGACAAAACTTGAAGTTATTTCACCAAGTTGAATACGTAAGATCAGAGTACGTGTAGACAATGTTTATACTTTAGTCGGTGCCTTTCTTTTCACATGTATTACAATGTAGCACACTTCCTAAACATATTTTCTCAAtaaaaaagctgacattttcattCTCAGTTTTTTGCTTAACGAGTTTCATTTCTTCAGCTAAGCGACAATTTTACAATATTCAAAAACTAGTATTTGTGTAAAGTCATCTGTGTTCAGCTCCAAAATAATTTATCCTCTGAGTGGAGAATAAAAGTtgaatcctgaaaaaaaaaaaagactacggttttaaagtaatttaaacaGCTGTCAAAATGCTGTCTTaaattgatattttaattttaatgtgatcCAGTCTCTGATATACTTCCGATCTCTGcgttcactgaaatatttagtgCTACTTGCATGTTTCCGTACATAAACAAATGTGCGGTCGGTGAAAGAGTGTGGAACGAACCTTCTGACCGCCACTTGAAGGAACTTCTGCAaagttttaattcatttaagaTAAAGCTAAAGCAAAGTTAACCCTGATAACAAGGACTCAGTTGTTTTAGCAAACAAACAGGTACGTTTAATGTTAACGTTTGAACGGACAATTAAGATTAGCTGTGGCctgataaaatgtttttatcgaGCAATAACAAAAGAACATGTAGGCATACATACTTTACAGGGAAATGTCCAATGACGTGCAAATTTAGAAATGtatgatgaaataaaaaataaattaaaaactgtgaGTATGGGACCACAGCACCGCAGAATAAAAAAGCAGGCTGTCACTAGCAGAAAACTTTATATGAGAGCTTGTATGATTCATAACGTTTGATAAAAAGAGATgtgatgaataaaacatttccagtgTTCACTGAAGATTGCAGATATTATTGGCCATTTTTCACTCAGGATTATTAAAGCAAATTGCAtataattattacatattacaattcttaattaaaaataaaggacTCTATGGTATCAATCTACTGACCATATGGTAAGTGTCAGTCCTGGCAGCTGATTGTCCTCTTTTCACTACCTAACAGAGTGGCAATATTGTTACAGCGAATCACTGGGGTCCGggtctaatttaaaaaaataaaaacagcaatgcTAGGCTTTACTGTTCCTTAGCTTGGTACAATGACGGTACTGCAAAGATCCATGTTAAGCCCTGTTTCTTctgatatgtttttaaatacagtatccAAAATCCATGAAAATACTTTCATGTAATCACGTAAGCCAACGCCGGTAGGATACCGAGATAAAACgaaaattcataaataactCTGAATATCTTGAGGGGCCTGTCTCAGACTTTAAAAACTTGTTTCGCAGCTGCCTACATATTGAAGGAAACACACTGCTGTTAAAATGCTGTCATGAAAGTTGGCTGCCTCTACAGCAGGACGGCGAAATTAAATCTGATGCGAACGGGAGTTTGtctaattttccattttacgAGGACCTCAGATATACCTGATTTAACCCAACCGAGCGGTTAATTAAAAAAGTGAAGCATTCACTCGCTTTCTTCCTCAAAAGCCACTGCAAGTTCGGTTGAATTATCTCAATGACATTGTTGAAAAGTACGTGTCATTATTATTCCATTACTTATCGACACATATCTTTAAGTTTCCATGTGTTTCCTTATCTCCAAGATAAAAAAGAGGGGGTAGAGCTGGTGGTCCATCTGTATAAAAGGGCCCCGTCCTGTTACAGCTGCATGCTTTCCTTCAACCACCGAAAAGAAGCGGCCGTGAGACGAGCAAAGCAGACAGGATGAAGTGGGCCGTCGTCCTCCTTGCCATGGTGGCACTGTCCGAGTGCCAGCACAAGTAGGTGAACCTCTGATTACTTTCCAAAACACCAACAAGCACAGTGTTCGAGAGTAGCTATACATACTTAATGTACAGATCGTAATAAATCAAAATCGGGATCAAGACTCTTTACACAATCTTACACGGTTTCTCCCAGAACACTAAACATCACAAATAAGAGCAGAAGGTACACAGACTACACACACACGAAAACGGACTATGCACGACGGAGGTGCACTTAATGGGATAACAAGGAGTGCTAGTACCTGGCAAGTTGTTACGCAGCTGgtttcatccatttttattccattcattaaataataaaattattttgtgggggggggcggaggtGGGTTTGCAcaattttgtaattaaatatatttttcatgttacTGCAGCACTGCTAATTGCATActgactttttacatttacatttaaacttacatttatttacttagcaaatgcttttctccaaactgacttacaatggatactatgtagtgttttcagcccacacaccttattcaccaaggtaacttacactgctagatacactacttacatgggtcactcatccatacatcagtggaacacactctctctgtcactcacacactaggggtgaacctgaacagcatgtctttggattgtgggaggaaaccagagcacccggaggaaacccacgcagacatggggagaacatgcaaactccacacagacattttaaaaagtgaacagCACATTAAAAACATGTACCATCAATTCTGAAACAGGCAAACCCACAGCCGTAGTCTTCTCACTTGGATCCCACTGATGAACACTGTCATAAATATATTCAAAGCCATTTATGCTGAACTCTTGGCAAAGTCAAAGGCACTGGTTTTAATTTCCTCTGTTGTGATTGCTAACTCTGGATTACCCCATCAACCTTTCGCAGACCTGTGTGACCTGCTGTTTAATCTGTGCATCTCAGGGTCCCTCTGATCAAGGGCAAGACTGTCAGGGAGACTATGGAGGAGAAAGGCCTGTGGGAGGACTTCAGGCAAAAATACCCCTACAACCCCATGGCCAAGTTTGATTCCAGCTTTGCTGCTGCCGACGAGCCCATGACCAATGATGCCGATGTGAGCCTAAACACACTACTGTCAAACTCTCCATTTCGCTagtatttcagaaatgtatgAATAACATATCAttcaaaaggcataaccagtgGTATCTGAGACATTACACTGAATTCAATTCAAAATTCTTGGTTTTACATGGATTTCACAAAACACATTATTGTCatgaggggtgcagtggcgcagatggtttggtcagggcctgctctctgttgggctCTGGAGGGCGAATCCTggttagggtgccttgtgatggactggcgtcccatcctgggtgtgtcccctccccctccagccttctgcccttgtgttgctgggttaggttctggctcgcctcgaccctgcttgagacaagctgcgtgtgtgtgtgtgtgtgtgtgtgtgtgtgtgtgtgtgtgtgtgtgtgcattattcTCATGACAACTCACTGGAAAACGATTGAAAACACCCAGTGTTACACTAAAACCTGGTTGCAACAAGGAAAATATGGCATTTTAAAATTCCAACTAGTACCATTACAGCTTAGTTGCCACCAAAACTAGTATGTCAAGAGACTTTTAGTAAATATCCATTGCGGACCTCAATGCAGAACAACTCCTATATATACACTCAGGTTGAATAGTGACCACATTTTTTCTCTCCCATCATGCAGCTGTCCTACTACGGCGTCATTTCCATCGGCACTCCTCCCCAGTCTTTCAAAGTCATCTTTGACACTGGGTCCTCCAATCTGTGGGTACCTTCTGTCTACTGCTCCAGCCAGGCGTGCCGTACGTATGGCAGATTACCATCCAGGAGGCAAAAAGTGTTTCGTTGCTGTGATAATGTGTGCTCTTCGTGAATATGTACCTGTAGTGAGTCTTACTGTTGTGGGGGACAAGGCGCACACAGCTCTACGTAAAACgcacattaaatgaaaatgacttcTTCGTACGCTACTGATTTTCAGAGAACCACCAGAAGTTCGACCCTAGACAGTCCTCCACCTTCAAGTGGGCAGGGAAAAGCCTCTCCATCCAGTACGGAACTGGCAGCATGACCGGCTCCCTGGCATACGACACCGTTCGGGTGAGAACCCGGGAGTGAAAACATTTGGCCGATAAAATCTTTATCCTATGCGATAATTCTACAGTGAAATAAACACTTACTTTTTTACAGtatgtgattttaaaaagtgatgaaAGTTTTAAGAGTCAGTAATCAGTTGTTCTGCAGCATCCTCATGACCATGTACTTCATAAAAGGTGCTCAGTGTAATGATGATAATACTAGGCAATTTACCTGAACCGTCCATTCacattaaatgtacattttgaataTCATGTCAGTACGGCTGAATCAGATTTTAGAGCGGGCGATTTAAAGGAGCAACGAGCCCTGCATTGTACGCTAATGGTGCACTTCCTCCCAGGTTGCTAGTATCGTTGACACCAACCAGATGTTTGGGTTGAGCCAGACTGAGGCCCCTTTCATGGCCCATATGGTTGCTGATGGCATTCTGGGTCTGGCTTTTGCCAGCATCTCTAGCTCTGGTGCCACCCCCGTCTTTGACAACATGATAGCAGAGGGTCTGTTGTC includes:
- the LOC108939906 gene encoding pepsin A-like, with the translated sequence MKWAVVLLAMVALSECQHKVPLIKGKTVRETMEEKGLWEDFRQKYPYNPMAKFDSSFAAADEPMTNDADLSYYGVISIGTPPQSFKVIFDTGSSNLWVPSVYCSSQACQNHQKFDPRQSSTFKWAGKSLSIQYGTGSMTGSLAYDTVRVASIVDTNQMFGLSQTEAPFMAHMVADGILGLAFASISSSGATPVFDNMIAEGLLSQDLFSVYLTSNSQSGSMLTLGGIDSSYYTGQIAWIPLSSETYWQITMESVTINGNVIACNGGCQAIVDTGTSLLVGPAADINNMNQWVGATVNNGDAVVNCNNIQSMPDISFNINGYSFTIPASTYVRQSTYYGCRTGFSGSDSNLWILGDVFIREYYSIFDRSNRMVGLAKSA